One genomic window of Bacillus mycoides includes the following:
- the kdpC gene encoding K(+)-transporting ATPase subunit C translates to MAKKQSILSPIIRITFTFLVLCGLVYPLIVTGIAQAVMKDNADGSLIYNDKDEVIGSKLIGQNFTDPRYFHGRVSSIEYKAEASGSNNYAPSNPDLEKRVEKSITDWKEKNPTVPVTEVPIDLVTNSGSGLDPDISPKAASVQVDRISKLTNIPKGKLDQLIKDQTEGAALGLFGEDRVNVLKLNLELQKLMK, encoded by the coding sequence ATGGCGAAAAAACAAAGTATACTTTCACCAATTATTCGTATTACTTTTACGTTCTTAGTCTTGTGTGGACTTGTATACCCGCTAATTGTAACTGGTATTGCGCAAGCGGTAATGAAGGATAATGCGGATGGAAGTCTTATATATAATGATAAAGATGAAGTAATTGGTTCGAAATTAATCGGTCAAAATTTCACAGACCCACGTTATTTTCATGGACGTGTCTCTAGTATAGAATATAAAGCAGAAGCATCTGGTTCAAATAACTATGCACCGTCTAATCCAGATTTAGAGAAACGAGTAGAGAAAAGTATTACAGATTGGAAGGAAAAAAATCCAACTGTTCCAGTTACAGAAGTACCGATAGATTTAGTGACGAATTCAGGTTCAGGGCTTGATCCTGACATTAGTCCGAAGGCGGCTTCCGTACAGGTAGATCGCATCTCGAAATTAACGAATATTCCGAAAGGAAAGCTTGATCAATTGATTAAGGATCAAACGGAAGGCGCTGCACTCGGTTTATTTGGAGAAGATCGAGTGAACGTCTTAAAGTTAAATTTAGAATTACAGAAACTAATGAAATAG
- the kdpDN gene encoding KdpD-like non-kinase potassium sensor (KdpDN resembles contains the N-terminal sensor region of KdpD but lacks the C-terminal histidine kinase region.), whose protein sequence is MSVLYADDYKPTFQRRTPEEYLEYIRQQNRGKLKLYVGAAPGVGKSYKMLFDAREMKKDGIDIVIGLIETHGRIETEEAIADLEKIPLKEIDYKGKGFYELDVEGIIKRAPQVVVVDELAHSNIPGSKNKKRYMDVQELLEAGISVLSAFNIQHLESVHDIVAQITNVKVRERIPDFILQKANEIQLVDATPEVLRKRLIDGKIYKEEKIEQSLQNFFTLNNLGALRELSLREVADDMDEKISQTVIEPIGVKEKILVCVQYSSTAEKLIRRGWRMADRLNAELYVLNVERENIDSLSVGKKQTIEEWKSLTNQFDASFVLEEAKGRKPADVIIEVAKRLQVTQVLLGQSARTRWEEIRKGSIVNEIMRQTKYIDIHIVADQRA, encoded by the coding sequence GTGAGTGTTTTGTATGCGGATGACTATAAACCGACGTTTCAAAGGCGAACGCCAGAGGAATATTTAGAATATATTCGTCAGCAAAATCGCGGGAAGTTAAAGCTATACGTAGGGGCTGCACCAGGAGTAGGGAAAAGTTATAAAATGCTATTTGATGCTAGAGAAATGAAAAAAGATGGTATTGATATTGTAATTGGTTTAATTGAAACACATGGGAGAATCGAGACAGAAGAAGCAATTGCTGATTTAGAGAAGATCCCTTTAAAAGAAATAGATTATAAAGGAAAGGGATTTTATGAGCTTGATGTGGAAGGAATTATAAAGCGTGCACCGCAAGTAGTTGTAGTGGATGAACTTGCGCATAGTAACATTCCTGGATCCAAAAATAAGAAACGTTATATGGATGTTCAAGAATTGCTAGAGGCTGGCATATCGGTATTATCAGCGTTTAATATTCAACATTTAGAGAGTGTTCATGATATTGTAGCTCAAATTACGAATGTCAAAGTACGAGAGCGTATCCCGGATTTTATTTTGCAAAAAGCAAATGAAATTCAACTCGTTGATGCAACGCCGGAAGTGCTAAGGAAGAGATTAATAGATGGAAAGATATATAAGGAAGAAAAAATAGAGCAAAGCTTACAAAACTTCTTTACGCTTAATAATTTAGGGGCACTAAGGGAATTATCGCTTCGCGAAGTTGCAGATGATATGGATGAGAAAATCAGCCAAACAGTTATAGAACCGATTGGTGTAAAGGAAAAAATTCTCGTTTGTGTGCAATATAGTTCGACAGCGGAAAAATTGATAAGACGGGGATGGCGCATGGCTGATCGGTTAAACGCTGAATTGTATGTGTTAAACGTAGAAAGGGAAAATATAGATTCCCTTTCAGTGGGGAAAAAGCAAACGATTGAAGAGTGGAAATCGCTAACGAATCAATTTGATGCGAGCTTTGTATTAGAAGAAGCGAAAGGAAGAAAGCCAGCTGATGTTATTATTGAAGTTGCGAAAAGACTACAGGTGACACAAGTTTTACTCGGACAATCGGCGAGAACACGGTGGGAAGAAATACGAAAAGGCTCTATTGTAAATGAAATTATGAGACAAACGAAGTATATTGATATTCATATTGTTGCTGATCAACGAGCTTAA
- a CDS encoding ABC transporter ATP-binding protein, which produces MIQLANVAKGYGKSNFSALKDINLTIEKGEMIAIMGPSGSGKSTLLNIIGLIDSPSTGKYFLDGMDTSTLKSNYHKYRNKEVGFVFQNFSLLDDYTVIENVMLPLIYRRISHKKRIQISKEMLEMVGLERHINKYPYELSGGEQQRTAIARALAQDTKIILADEPTGALDQENGDKIMSILKEINKQGKTVLVVTHDQKVAEYCERTISLLDGNIQ; this is translated from the coding sequence ATGATTCAGCTCGCAAATGTGGCTAAGGGATACGGAAAGAGTAATTTTAGTGCTTTAAAAGATATTAATCTTACAATAGAAAAAGGCGAAATGATAGCCATTATGGGACCATCTGGTTCAGGGAAATCAACCTTACTTAACATTATTGGCTTAATTGATAGCCCCTCTACTGGAAAGTATTTTTTAGATGGCATGGATACGAGTACATTAAAGTCAAACTATCATAAGTATAGAAATAAGGAAGTTGGATTTGTGTTTCAGAACTTTTCGCTACTAGATGATTATACAGTTATTGAAAATGTAATGCTTCCACTTATATATAGAAGAATTTCTCATAAGAAACGTATACAAATATCAAAAGAAATGCTGGAAATGGTAGGGCTTGAGAGGCATATTAACAAATATCCTTACGAGTTATCAGGTGGAGAACAGCAAAGAACAGCAATAGCAAGGGCTTTAGCACAAGATACAAAAATTATACTTGCTGATGAACCGACTGGTGCTCTCGATCAAGAAAACGGGGACAAAATTATGAGCATTTTAAAAGAAATTAATAAACAAGGAAAAACGGTACTAGTTGTAACACACGACCAAAAGGTAGCTGAATATTGTGAGAGGACAATAAGTTTGCTTGATGGAAATATACAATAA
- a CDS encoding SDR family oxidoreductase encodes MPQQKNFLTMPAQHQNKQPGIESLMNPRPKFEDPNYKGSEKLKGKNVLITGGDSGIGRAVSIAFAKEGANIAIAYLDEDEDANETKQLVEKEGVNCVLLPGDLSNEQHCKDIVEETARQLGSLNVLVNNVAQQYPQQGLEYITAEQLEKTFRINIFSYFHVTKAALSHLKQGDVIINTASIVAYEGNETLIDYSATKGAIVAFTRSLSQSLVQKGIRVNGVAPGPIWTPLIPSSFDEKKVSQFGSNVPMQRPGQPYELAPAYVYLASSDSAYVTGQMMHVNGGVIVNG; translated from the coding sequence ATGCCACAGCAAAAAAACTTTTTAACGATGCCAGCGCAACATCAAAATAAACAGCCTGGTATTGAATCGTTAATGAATCCTCGTCCAAAGTTTGAAGATCCTAATTATAAAGGAAGCGAAAAGTTAAAAGGAAAGAATGTATTAATTACAGGGGGAGATAGCGGGATTGGACGAGCTGTGTCCATCGCTTTTGCAAAAGAGGGAGCAAATATTGCGATTGCTTATTTAGATGAGGACGAAGATGCAAATGAGACGAAACAACTTGTTGAAAAAGAAGGCGTGAATTGTGTATTACTGCCGGGGGATTTAAGTAATGAACAACATTGTAAAGATATTGTGGAAGAGACCGCCCGGCAGCTGGGGAGTTTAAATGTTCTTGTGAATAACGTCGCACAGCAATATCCGCAGCAAGGGCTAGAGTATATTACAGCGGAACAGCTAGAAAAAACGTTCCGTATTAATATTTTTTCTTATTTTCATGTTACAAAAGCAGCACTTTCTCATTTAAAGCAAGGGGATGTAATTATAAACACAGCATCTATCGTTGCGTATGAAGGAAATGAAACGTTAATCGATTATTCTGCAACGAAAGGAGCAATTGTCGCTTTTACAAGATCGCTATCTCAGTCGCTAGTACAAAAAGGAATTCGTGTAAATGGTGTTGCACCAGGTCCAATTTGGACACCGCTTATTCCATCCAGTTTTGATGAGAAAAAAGTATCACAGTTTGGGAGCAATGTTCCTATGCAAAGGCCTGGTCAGCCGTATGAATTAGCGCCTGCATATGTATATTTGGCGTCTAGTGATTCGGCATATGTGACAGGGCAAATGATGCATGTAAATGGTGGAGTAATTGTGAATGGATAG
- a CDS encoding PepSY-associated TM helix domain-containing protein: MKARKVIGKIHLYLSMIAGMFIVLIGLTGSLLVFKHELNRVLHPDLYKVTEGEKVTYQKALQTVLAVHPKGEIQRVYTPDEPSAQGVYLFNLKEGKAKQEVYIDPGNGRINGELGEKSFFNQVEELHYHLLLNDFKGKEIVGIIGFIFFFIILSGLYLWWPGIKKWMRGFVIRRSKNSYVKQYDLHRVIGGVSVPFLLIVSLTGGLLVYDKTIFGWFGAKASVAPSKEILISKALSGGKLPLDYLLSEAEKAVPKGIIMQVRMPEKVKKGKAEGAVEIRMSRSYDPGNGNIKVWMDQYSGKVLAKLDPKVDSGLTYQIWRLPLHTGTFGGVFTKILYVIGGLTPSILMFTGVYMWWYKKKNKRKGKKASVSAA; encoded by the coding sequence ATGAAAGCTCGTAAGGTTATTGGAAAGATTCATTTATACCTGAGTATGATAGCTGGGATGTTTATTGTGCTGATTGGGTTGACAGGGAGCTTGCTGGTTTTTAAACACGAATTAAATCGTGTGTTACATCCTGATTTATACAAAGTAACAGAAGGCGAAAAGGTTACTTATCAGAAAGCACTTCAAACTGTATTGGCAGTACATCCAAAGGGTGAGATTCAGCGAGTATATACCCCAGATGAACCAAGTGCTCAAGGTGTTTATTTATTTAATTTAAAAGAAGGAAAGGCAAAACAAGAAGTTTACATCGATCCAGGAAATGGTAGGATCAATGGAGAGTTAGGTGAAAAATCATTTTTTAATCAGGTTGAGGAACTTCATTATCATTTACTTCTTAATGATTTTAAGGGGAAAGAGATTGTTGGCATCATTGGATTTATTTTCTTTTTCATTATTTTATCAGGTTTATATTTATGGTGGCCGGGGATTAAAAAATGGATGCGCGGATTTGTTATACGCCGAAGTAAGAATTCGTATGTAAAACAATATGATCTACATAGAGTCATTGGAGGTGTTTCAGTTCCGTTTTTGCTAATCGTTTCATTAACAGGTGGTCTGCTTGTGTATGATAAAACAATTTTCGGATGGTTTGGAGCGAAAGCTAGTGTGGCACCATCAAAAGAGATACTTATTTCGAAAGCGCTTTCGGGAGGGAAGCTTCCTCTTGATTACTTGTTGAGTGAAGCGGAAAAAGCAGTACCAAAAGGAATAATTATGCAAGTAAGAATGCCAGAGAAAGTGAAAAAAGGCAAGGCAGAAGGTGCTGTGGAAATCCGGATGAGCCGTTCATATGATCCGGGGAATGGGAATATAAAGGTATGGATGGACCAGTATAGTGGAAAAGTATTAGCAAAGCTAGACCCAAAAGTAGATAGCGGACTAACATATCAAATATGGCGTCTTCCTTTACATACAGGAACATTTGGAGGAGTATTTACAAAAATCTTGTATGTGATTGGTGGGCTTACCCCATCTATTTTAATGTTTACTGGTGTGTATATGTGGTGGTATAAGAAAAAGAATAAGAGAAAGGGGAAAAAGGCCTCGGTATCTGCAGCGTAA
- a CDS encoding patatin-like phospholipase family protein, with translation MLENTGLVLEGGGMRGVYTGGILEYFMEQDLYFPYVIGVSAGACHAASYLSRQRNRNKTVNIDYASHPQYLSYKNLWKKRQLFDMDFIFHEIPEKHVPFDFETYFNSPERFLVGTTDCETGQSVYFEKEGTNDDALNLLQASSSLPFIAPVVNYRGKQLLDGGISDPIPVRKAQEDGFEKSVVILTRNHGYAKKKSKFGWVAAKAYKKYPNLVNTMLTRYEVYNETLHYIEKEEQAGNLFVIRPEVPLQVDRMEKDSAKLQSLYEQGYEDAKRQFADLQSFLQK, from the coding sequence ATGCTTGAAAATACGGGATTAGTATTAGAAGGCGGCGGTATGCGTGGTGTATATACGGGCGGGATACTAGAATATTTTATGGAACAAGATTTATATTTTCCATATGTAATCGGTGTATCAGCTGGTGCTTGTCATGCAGCGTCGTATCTTTCCAGACAAAGGAATAGAAATAAAACAGTAAATATTGATTATGCATCACATCCACAATATTTATCGTATAAAAACTTGTGGAAAAAACGTCAACTATTTGATATGGATTTCATTTTTCATGAAATTCCAGAAAAGCATGTGCCATTTGACTTTGAAACATACTTTAATAGTCCTGAGCGTTTCCTTGTAGGAACAACGGATTGTGAAACAGGACAGTCTGTTTATTTTGAAAAAGAGGGAACGAATGATGATGCGCTAAATTTATTACAAGCATCTAGTTCATTACCTTTCATTGCACCAGTAGTAAATTACCGTGGTAAGCAGTTGTTAGATGGCGGGATTTCTGATCCGATTCCAGTTCGTAAAGCACAGGAAGATGGATTTGAAAAATCAGTCGTTATTTTGACGAGAAATCATGGTTACGCAAAGAAAAAATCAAAATTTGGCTGGGTTGCAGCGAAGGCTTATAAAAAGTATCCAAACCTTGTTAATACGATGCTAACTCGTTATGAAGTGTATAATGAAACACTTCACTACATTGAAAAAGAAGAGCAAGCGGGTAATTTATTTGTTATTCGCCCGGAAGTGCCGCTTCAAGTAGATCGTATGGAAAAAGATTCGGCAAAACTACAAAGTTTATATGAGCAAGGCTATGAAGATGCAAAGAGACAGTTTGCAGATTTACAGTCGTTTTTGCAAAAATAA
- a CDS encoding NCS2 family permease produces MFNLSKHKTSIKTEIMAGIITFLTMAYIIVVNPVILGDAGVPFEQAFTATIIAAVVGTLFMAIFTNLPIAIAPGMGLNAYFSYSVVKAHEGMTFAIAFSAVFVAGMILILLSFTSFRTKLMEVIPENLKHALTAGIGLFIAFIGLRLTGIVTKNDANLVGLGDLHSPPVLLALAGLGITIILMSLNINGALFIGMLLTGIIAYFTGQLTFSNGVTSIPGLPEGIIVSNPITAVSDVINYGLYGVVFSFFLVTLFDTTGTLLGVAQQGGFMKDGKLPKAGRALLSDSFSATIGAMFGTTPSTAYIESSAGVAAGGRTGLTTVTVAVLFALAAFFGPLVSAVSGVSAITAPSLIIVGSLMMGSVRYIDWDTFDEAFPAFLVILSMPLTSSISTGIALGFISYPLMKVAKGQFRAVHPLVYLFGILFAYQLVFLPH; encoded by the coding sequence ATGTTTAACCTTTCAAAACATAAAACTTCTATTAAAACTGAAATTATGGCAGGTATTATTACCTTTTTAACAATGGCATATATCATTGTCGTAAACCCTGTTATCCTTGGGGATGCAGGCGTTCCATTTGAACAAGCATTTACAGCGACAATCATTGCAGCTGTTGTCGGAACATTATTTATGGCAATCTTTACAAACTTACCAATCGCAATTGCACCGGGTATGGGATTAAATGCTTACTTCTCTTATTCTGTTGTAAAAGCTCATGAAGGCATGACTTTCGCGATTGCATTCTCTGCTGTATTCGTAGCAGGTATGATTTTGATTTTGTTATCATTCACATCTTTCCGTACGAAATTAATGGAAGTAATTCCTGAAAACTTAAAACATGCACTGACTGCTGGTATCGGTCTTTTTATTGCTTTTATCGGTTTGCGCTTAACAGGAATTGTTACAAAAAATGATGCAAACTTAGTTGGGCTTGGCGATCTTCACTCTCCTCCAGTTCTACTAGCATTAGCTGGCCTTGGAATTACAATTATCCTTATGTCTTTAAATATAAACGGGGCACTATTTATCGGAATGTTATTAACTGGTATTATCGCTTACTTCACCGGTCAATTAACATTCTCAAACGGCGTTACATCAATCCCTGGATTACCAGAAGGAATTATCGTTTCAAATCCAATTACTGCTGTATCTGATGTAATTAACTACGGATTATACGGCGTTGTGTTCTCATTCTTCCTTGTTACACTATTTGATACAACCGGAACATTACTTGGTGTAGCACAACAAGGTGGATTTATGAAAGACGGAAAGCTTCCAAAAGCAGGACGAGCTCTTCTATCTGACTCATTCTCAGCAACAATTGGAGCTATGTTCGGAACAACACCATCAACAGCTTACATTGAATCATCTGCTGGTGTCGCAGCTGGTGGTCGTACTGGTTTAACAACTGTTACAGTAGCTGTTCTATTTGCATTAGCAGCATTCTTTGGACCGTTAGTGAGCGCTGTTTCTGGCGTTTCAGCTATTACAGCACCATCATTAATTATCGTTGGTAGTCTTATGATGGGTTCAGTTCGATATATCGATTGGGATACGTTCGATGAAGCATTCCCAGCATTTTTAGTAATCTTAAGCATGCCACTTACATCAAGTATCTCAACAGGTATCGCACTTGGATTTATTTCATACCCACTTATGAAAGTGGCAAAAGGACAATTCCGTGCTGTTCACCCGCTTGTGTATTTATTCGGAATCTTGTTCGCTTATCAATTAGTTTTCTTACCACATTAA
- a CDS encoding L,D-transpeptidase, with translation MKKVWFIVILFFCLPASAFANTDHLILVNLTTNQLSFFEEGNYTRTFPITTGRDRTPTPEGDFCIITKYKNKEYHRKKIAGGAPNNPLGTRWLGLDKKEYAIHGTNREGTIGSRESNGCIRMHDRDIQWLYDRVQLQTKVIISRFHTSPEYEAYKLGYRVVSWNGRKVEEEQIGMLTLVDRVNIYWQEPNGQLTKVKTVLPNEKYKVYSKRKDGTYYIGNNLYIVEEMGEKIRYEQLPYSILSNIYKRKYNVP, from the coding sequence ATGAAGAAAGTATGGTTTATCGTAATCCTATTTTTCTGCCTGCCAGCTAGCGCTTTTGCTAATACAGATCATTTAATATTAGTTAACCTTACGACGAATCAGCTGTCTTTTTTTGAAGAGGGAAACTATACGAGAACATTTCCGATAACGACAGGAAGAGACAGGACCCCCACGCCTGAGGGTGATTTTTGTATTATAACTAAATATAAAAATAAAGAATACCATCGTAAAAAAATAGCTGGGGGTGCTCCGAATAACCCTCTCGGTACGAGGTGGTTAGGTCTAGATAAAAAGGAATATGCCATTCACGGGACAAACCGTGAAGGAACGATTGGAAGTCGGGAATCAAATGGTTGTATTCGAATGCATGATCGCGATATACAGTGGTTATACGACCGGGTACAATTACAGACAAAAGTAATTATTTCTCGTTTTCATACGAGTCCCGAATATGAAGCTTATAAGCTTGGTTATCGTGTTGTGAGCTGGAATGGTCGTAAAGTAGAAGAAGAACAAATTGGAATGCTTACGTTAGTAGATCGTGTAAATATATATTGGCAAGAACCAAATGGACAATTGACGAAAGTAAAAACGGTATTGCCAAATGAAAAATACAAAGTGTATTCCAAACGAAAAGATGGAACCTATTATATAGGAAACAATTTGTATATTGTAGAGGAAATGGGAGAAAAAATTCGTTATGAGCAATTACCTTATTCGATTTTAAGTAACATATATAAAAGGAAATATAATGTTCCATAA
- the kdpB gene encoding potassium-transporting ATPase subunit KdpB produces the protein MRPVVVKEKQINQSQIHAVEDEVRQAKTLDRDIVTHAMKQSFAKLNPKVMIKNPIMFIVEIGFIITFILSFLPSSSNSVPGWFNITVSLILLFTVLFANFAEALAEGRGKAQADSLKQSKKDVFANVVKENGDIVQVSATDLRKGDVVIVKQGEMIPNDGEVIKGLASVDESAITGESAPVIKEAGGDFCSVTGGTMVVSDEITIVITSNPGESFIDKMISLVEGAARQKTPNEIALNTVLTSLTLIFLIVVVTLPIFTNYLGFQIDTAVLVALLVCLIPTTIGGLLSAIGIAGMDRVTKFNVLAMSGKAVEAAGDINTIILDKTGTITFGNRMAHTLLPVGNETIEQVGKWAAISSVLDETPEGRSVIEYVQTKSISYNRELAEQGEFVPFKAETRMSGVDLQDGTKVRKGAVGAVIEWVQSQGGTIPKDVNQKADLISKEGGTPLVVAVDDRIYGLIYLKDTVKPGMRERFEQLRQMGIKTVMCTGDNPLTAATIAKEAGVDEFVAECKPEDKIAVIKAEQDKGKLVAMTGDGTNDAPALAQADVGLAMNSGTTAAKEAANMIDLDSNPTKIIEVVGIGKQLLMTRGALTTFSIANDIAKYFAIIPAMFTLAIPQMEALNIMKLTSPLSAILSALIFNAVIIPLLIPLAMKGIAYKPMSSNALLSRNLLIYGLGGVIVPFIGIKVIDMIVGVFI, from the coding sequence ATGAGACCGGTAGTGGTAAAAGAAAAACAAATAAATCAGTCACAAATACATGCTGTAGAAGATGAGGTTAGACAAGCGAAAACGTTGGATCGTGATATCGTGACGCATGCGATGAAACAATCCTTTGCGAAATTGAATCCGAAAGTAATGATAAAGAATCCGATTATGTTCATTGTGGAAATTGGCTTTATAATTACGTTCATTTTATCCTTTCTTCCAAGTAGTTCTAATAGTGTACCAGGATGGTTTAATATAACAGTTTCTCTCATTCTATTATTTACAGTTTTATTTGCCAACTTTGCAGAAGCGTTAGCTGAAGGTCGTGGTAAAGCACAAGCAGATTCTTTAAAACAATCGAAGAAAGATGTGTTTGCAAATGTTGTAAAAGAAAATGGAGATATTGTTCAAGTTTCAGCAACTGATCTGAGAAAAGGTGACGTTGTTATTGTAAAACAAGGAGAAATGATTCCGAATGATGGTGAAGTAATTAAAGGATTAGCGTCTGTAGATGAATCTGCAATTACAGGAGAATCAGCTCCTGTAATAAAAGAGGCGGGCGGTGATTTTTGTTCAGTAACAGGCGGGACGATGGTCGTAAGTGATGAGATTACAATTGTAATTACGAGCAATCCTGGTGAATCATTTATTGATAAAATGATTTCTTTAGTAGAAGGAGCTGCTCGCCAAAAAACGCCGAATGAGATTGCTTTAAATACAGTATTAACGAGTTTAACTCTTATTTTCTTAATCGTTGTTGTGACGTTGCCGATTTTCACAAATTATTTAGGGTTTCAAATTGATACAGCTGTACTTGTAGCGTTGTTAGTTTGTTTAATTCCAACGACAATTGGTGGGTTATTATCAGCGATTGGTATTGCTGGGATGGACCGTGTGACGAAATTTAATGTGCTAGCAATGTCAGGGAAAGCAGTAGAAGCTGCGGGTGATATTAATACAATTATTTTAGATAAAACAGGTACGATTACTTTCGGGAACCGGATGGCACATACACTGCTACCTGTAGGAAATGAAACGATTGAGCAAGTAGGAAAATGGGCTGCAATTAGCTCAGTTTTAGACGAAACGCCAGAAGGTCGATCAGTTATAGAATATGTACAAACGAAATCTATATCATATAATAGAGAACTTGCAGAACAAGGTGAATTTGTTCCATTTAAAGCAGAAACGAGAATGAGTGGTGTTGATTTACAGGACGGAACGAAAGTGAGAAAAGGAGCTGTCGGTGCCGTTATTGAATGGGTTCAATCGCAAGGTGGAACAATTCCGAAAGATGTGAATCAAAAAGCAGATTTAATTTCAAAAGAGGGCGGGACACCGCTTGTAGTTGCAGTAGATGATCGTATTTACGGTTTGATTTATTTAAAGGATACAGTAAAACCTGGTATGCGTGAACGTTTTGAACAATTGCGCCAAATGGGAATTAAAACGGTTATGTGTACAGGTGATAATCCATTAACAGCAGCAACAATTGCGAAAGAAGCAGGGGTAGATGAATTCGTTGCTGAGTGTAAACCAGAAGATAAAATTGCGGTTATTAAAGCAGAGCAAGATAAAGGGAAACTTGTAGCAATGACAGGTGATGGTACAAATGATGCCCCGGCGTTAGCGCAAGCTGATGTTGGATTGGCGATGAATAGTGGTACCACAGCTGCGAAAGAAGCGGCCAATATGATCGATTTAGATTCGAACCCAACGAAAATTATTGAGGTTGTAGGAATCGGTAAGCAATTGTTAATGACACGTGGTGCGTTAACGACGTTTAGTATTGCGAATGATATTGCAAAATATTTTGCAATCATTCCAGCAATGTTTACACTTGCGATTCCGCAAATGGAAGCATTAAACATTATGAAATTAACATCACCACTTTCAGCAATCTTATCAGCATTAATATTTAATGCGGTTATTATTCCATTACTAATTCCGCTAGCGATGAAAGGTATTGCATATAAACCGATGAGTTCGAATGCATTGCTTAGCCGAAACTTACTCATTTACGGGCTTGGCGGAGTTATCGTTCCGTTCATTGGAATTAAAGTAATTGATATGATTGTCGGCGTGTTCATATAA
- a CDS encoding ABC transporter permease produces the protein MFFIFDSIRSVKKRLLPSLIIVISLIIAFSSAIEFISNLSGYRKMMTVANNLSTHKNFYELYATQDITLFSEEKAKSDYQHFIQALSNTISITNTTNYLFRNYSLSLKKENGTIKTLIIDKDINKYFHIRLSQGRYFEESEFHKSVFDIRPVILGANYKEKVSIGDVIPSGKMKLKVIGFLEKNSPFTYPRSGEISDNRITLLDDMAILPIGTEEIEFYSVELLYNGLIIETNGKVDINEFQKKVLKVTEGKGYSYYITNPNKLLENEKQGIDNMSYPLLLSGTVLFFSFISILLTSMAALYMERKNISIKSALGASTFQLCLTFVIEYMLLFILSICIGIMYFQWENSGVIEIQKGLENSTVSFFGTLQVSIESLIVIGALSIVMILIIYAIIYFNVLKIKNTHMKEVL, from the coding sequence ATGTTTTTTATATTTGATTCTATACGGTCTGTGAAAAAACGGTTGTTACCAAGTTTGATTATAGTAATTTCTTTAATTATTGCATTTTCTTCAGCAATAGAATTTATTAGTAATCTTTCGGGATATCGAAAAATGATGACAGTAGCAAATAATTTATCGACTCATAAAAATTTCTATGAACTTTATGCGACGCAAGATATAACGTTGTTTAGCGAAGAAAAAGCGAAAAGTGATTATCAACATTTCATTCAAGCGTTATCTAATACGATATCAATAACAAATACAACAAATTATTTGTTCCGTAACTATTCACTTAGCTTAAAAAAAGAAAATGGAACGATAAAGACTCTTATTATTGATAAAGATATTAATAAATACTTTCATATACGACTTTCACAAGGAAGGTATTTTGAGGAATCGGAATTTCATAAATCAGTATTTGATATTAGACCTGTGATATTAGGTGCTAATTATAAAGAAAAGGTATCTATTGGTGATGTCATACCATCTGGAAAAATGAAGCTAAAAGTAATCGGTTTTTTAGAAAAAAATTCACCATTTACATATCCTCGAAGCGGTGAAATATCGGATAATCGTATTACATTATTAGATGACATGGCTATTTTACCAATTGGAACAGAAGAAATAGAATTTTATAGTGTAGAACTTTTATACAATGGGCTGATTATAGAAACAAATGGAAAAGTGGATATAAATGAATTTCAAAAGAAAGTATTAAAGGTAACAGAAGGCAAGGGGTATTCGTATTATATTACAAATCCGAATAAATTGTTAGAAAATGAAAAGCAAGGCATTGATAATATGTCATACCCCTTATTATTAAGCGGTACAGTTTTATTTTTTTCATTTATATCTATTTTATTAACATCAATGGCAGCGCTTTATATGGAGCGTAAAAATATTTCTATTAAATCAGCATTAGGAGCAAGTACTTTTCAACTATGTCTTACGTTTGTTATTGAGTATATGTTGTTATTCATTTTATCTATATGTATAGGAATTATGTATTTTCAATGGGAGAATAGCGGAGTAATTGAAATTCAGAAAGGGCTAGAAAATAGTACAGTATCTTTCTTTGGAACGTTACAAGTCTCTATAGAATCATTGATTGTTATAGGTGCTCTATCAATTGTAATGATCCTCATTATATATGCAATCATTTACTTCAATGTACTAAAAATAAAAAATACACATATGAAAGAGGTGTTATAG